In Streptomyces venezuelae, the sequence GTACGCCGGAATCGTCGTCCTCTGCGCCCTCACCACCGTCCTCTTCCTCGGCGGCTGGCACGGTCCCTTCGGTGACGACCTCGGCTGGGTCTGGACCCTGCTCAAGATCGCCGTTCTCGCCTTCGTCGTGATCTGGCTCCGCGTGAGCTACCCGCGCCTGCGCGAGGACCAGCTCCAGAAGCTCGCCTGGACCACACTCATCCCGCTCGCGCTCGCCCAGATCGCGCTCACCGGCATCGTGAAGGTGGCGATCCAGTAATGCCCATCCCCGGATCCGGTCTGGCCAAGGGGCTGGCCGTCACGCTGCGCACGATGACGAAGCGCTCGCACACGGCCCAGTACCCCGACGTCCAGCCCGAACTGCCGCCCCGATCCCGCGGGGTCATCGGCCTGTTCGAGGAGAACTGCACCGTCTGCATGCTGTGCGCCCGTGAGTGCCCCGACTGGTGCATCTACATCGACTCCCACAAGGAGACGGTCCCGGCGTCCACCCCCGGGGGCCGCGAGCGCAGCCGCAACGTCCTCGACCGCTTCGCCATCGACTTCTCCCTCTGCATGTACTGCGGGATCTGCATCGAGGTGTGCCCCTTCGACGCCCTCTTCTGGTCGCCGGAGTTCGAGTACGCGGAGACGGACATCCACGAGCTGACCCACGAGCGCGACAAGCTGCGCGAGTGGATGTGGACCGTCCCGGCGCCGCCCGCGCTGGACCCGGCCGCCGAGGAGCCCAAGGAGATCGCCGCTGCCCGCAAGGCGGTGGAGAAGGCCGAGGCCGCAGCCGCGGCGGCAGCCGCCGCCGAAGCCGCAGCCGCCGAAGCCGCCGCCCAAGCGGCCGAGACCGAACCGCCGACCGACCCGACCCCGGAGGGAGACGCGTGAGCCCCGCCGCCACCCTGGCCGCAGCCGCCACCACCACCGGGCCCGGCTTCCTCTCCCCGACCGGCGTCGAGATCGCCTTCGTCCTCGTCGGACTCGCCACCCTCGGCGCGGCCCTCGTCACGGTCACCACCAAGCAGCTGGTGCACGCCGCCCTGTGGCTGGTCGTCGCGCTCGGCGGCATCGCCGTCGAGTACCTGCTGCTGACCGCAGAGTTCATCGCCTGGGTCCAGGTCCTCATCTACCTCGGTTCCGTGGTCGTCCTCCTCCTCTTCGGGCTGATGCTCACCAAGGCCCCCATCGGCCGCTCCCCGGACGCGGACTCCGGCAACCGCTGGACCGCGCTCGGCGTCGCCGTCGTCGCGGCCGTGTCGCTGGTCTGGGTGGTCGTCGACGCCTTCCGCACCACCTGGATCGACCTCGACGGACCGGTCCAGGGCTCCACCAAGGTCTCCGGCGAGATCCTCTTCCAGCACTGGGTGCTGCCGTTCGAGGCGCTCTCCGTCCTCCTCCTCGCAGCCCTGATCGGGGCCATCGTGCTGTCCCGCAGGAACGACCCCGCCGACCCCGCCGACTCCGCCGAGGCCGCCACCCCGGCCGGCCCCGGCGAGAAGAAGGGCCGGCGCTGATGCACCTCGCCTACCCCGCCGTACTCGCGGCCCTCCTCTTCTGCACGGGTCTGTACGGCGTACTCGCCCGCCGCAACGCCATCCTGGTCCTGATGTCCGTCGAGCTGATGCTGAACGCCGTCAACCTCAACCTGGTGGCCTTCGACGTCTGGCTGCGCGACACCCTGCACGCCGGCCAGGCCCTCACCCTCTTCACCATCGCCATCGCCGCCGCCGAGATCGGCATCGGCCTCGCGATCGTGCTGATGGTGTACCGCAACCGCGGTACCTCCGACGTCGACCGGCTGCGCGACACCGCCGAGGGCCACGAGCCCGCCGCGAACAACCAGAGCGAGGTCACCGCGTGAGCACCACGACCCTCGCGGTCCTCGTCCCGCTGCTCCCCTTCCTGGGCGCGGTGGCGGGACTGCTGCTCGGCCGCAGCGCCCCCGGGTTCGTCCGGCCGCTCGCGATCCTGCCGACGCTCGCCGCCGCCGTACTGGCCGTGCTCGTCGCCGTCCGTCAGGGCGGCGGCGAGACGATCAGCGCCGCGACCGAGCTGACGCCG encodes:
- a CDS encoding NuoI/complex I 23 kDa subunit family protein, with protein sequence MPIPGSGLAKGLAVTLRTMTKRSHTAQYPDVQPELPPRSRGVIGLFEENCTVCMLCARECPDWCIYIDSHKETVPASTPGGRERSRNVLDRFAIDFSLCMYCGICIEVCPFDALFWSPEFEYAETDIHELTHERDKLREWMWTVPAPPALDPAAEEPKEIAAARKAVEKAEAAAAAAAAAEAAAAEAAAQAAETEPPTDPTPEGDA
- a CDS encoding NADH-quinone oxidoreductase subunit J; translation: MSPAATLAAAATTTGPGFLSPTGVEIAFVLVGLATLGAALVTVTTKQLVHAALWLVVALGGIAVEYLLLTAEFIAWVQVLIYLGSVVVLLLFGLMLTKAPIGRSPDADSGNRWTALGVAVVAAVSLVWVVVDAFRTTWIDLDGPVQGSTKVSGEILFQHWVLPFEALSVLLLAALIGAIVLSRRNDPADPADSAEAATPAGPGEKKGRR
- the nuoK gene encoding NADH-quinone oxidoreductase subunit NuoK, with protein sequence MHLAYPAVLAALLFCTGLYGVLARRNAILVLMSVELMLNAVNLNLVAFDVWLRDTLHAGQALTLFTIAIAAAEIGIGLAIVLMVYRNRGTSDVDRLRDTAEGHEPAANNQSEVTA